The nucleotide window AAACAATTTCATTTTCTGAAGACATGCCTTCAGAAAAACGATAGTTTTCTACATCAAAGCTTTTTAGCTCTTCAATTGTTTGAACATTATGATCTATTATATAACGAACCATTAATCCTCTTGCTTTTTTGGCATAGGTCATAATCGTTTTATACTGTCCATTCTTAAAGTCTTTAAAAACTGGAGTAATCATTGGTACTTTTAATACTTTTTTGGGAATTACTTTAAAGTATTCTGAACTTGCAAGGTTTATTAATAATTCACCCTCTTGTAATTCATCATTTAATGCGTTAGCTACAGAATCATCCCAAAATTTATATAAATTATCTTTTCTACCAACTTTAAGTTTTGTACCCATTTCTAAACGATAAGGTTGAATAAGATCTAAAGGTTTTAATAAACCATATAAACCAGATAAGATTCTTAAATTTTCTTGAAGAAGAGGTAATTTTTCTTGGGGTAAAGTGGTTACATCAATCCCTTGAAAAACAGCCCCTGTAAAAGCATAAATAGCTTGTTTAGAGTTTTCCATGGTAAATGGAGTTTCCCACTCTTGATTTCTTTCGTAATTTAAAGAAGCTAAATCATTAGAGATAGACATTAAATCAGATAGTTTCTTTTTAGATAAGGTTTTAAGCTTTTTATTCAACTTTTCAGATTGCTCTAAAAATTTAGGTTGTGTGTGTAAACTGGTTGCAACTTTACTTTCAAAGTCTAATGATTTTGCAGGAGATATAATGATTTTCATAAATAATTCTAATTAAATATAATGCGCTACTTTTATAAATGTAAAGATACAAACGCTAAGAAAAATAGTTAATGATTATCCTTGGATTATATTGATATTTGTATTGAAATAATTTATACTATTCAGCTTAGAATAGTTTTATGTGAATGAGAAAGATATTTTTAAAATATAGGGAGAGCAAATTTCATAAATATGTAAGAACACATAAAAAATATGCACCACTGTTATTTTTTATTGCTGGTTTTACTTGGGATTCTTTAACTCTTGGTAGAATTGATAGAATGTATGATTTAATCATCCTATGTTCTCATATGATACTTTTAACATTATCTATCTATTTATTTAATCTATCAGAAAATGAAGAGCCAATTATTAAAATACCACCTAAATATACTGTGTACTTACCTTTGGCAATTCAGTTTTTTCTAGGAGGTTTATCTAGTGCTTATGTAATTTATTTTGCTAGAAGCGTTTCTTTATCTAAAACTGCAGTTTTCTTTGGGTTATTATTGCTTCTATTTATAGCTAATGAATTTTTACGAAAAAGAATATCGAATAAATATTTACAATTTGGGTTTTATTTCTTCGTCAACTTAATATTTCTAAGTTGTTTTGTACCTATCATTCTTAAAGAAATGAATTCTGCTATTTTTTATATATCAGGATTATTAAGTTTAATTTTTACGCTTATTCTAGTATATCTAGTTTACAAATCTAGCCAAATAGCAAGAGTGGAAATTGTTCGTTATAAAATGATTTCGCTTATTTTAAGTATTTATTTATTGGTTAATGCATGTTACCATTTTAAACTAATACCTCCTGTTCCTTTAGCTTTAGACAAAGGCTTAATTGCTTATGATATAAAGGTTAAAAACGATAAATATTTAGTTACCTATGAAGTAGATGAATGGTTTTATTTTTGGAGAGATCATAAAACCAATTTTAATAAAGCAAGCAATGAACCAGTGTATGTTTTTACATCAGTATTTGCACCCACAGATTTAAAAAAGAAAATTTTTCATAGATGGATGTGGTTTAACGAAACCAAAGATGATTGGCAAATTATGGATGAAATTGGTTTTAATATTATAGGAGGTAGAGATAATGGTTACAGAGGTTATAGTTATAAAAACAATGTTACAAATGGTAAATGGAAAGTAGAAGTGGTAACAAATGAAAACTTAGTTTTAGGTGTTGTAGATTTTGACATCAACCTTAAAAATAATTCCATAAAATCGAAATTAATTACAAGAGAGTTTTAAAATTTATTAAATTAAACCACTAATTTTAGTTTTATTAATCGTAATATTGCAATATACAAATGATTATGGGGTTAACAAAAACTGAAATTTTTACAGAACAACAAAACAGAATTGCTACAATAGCTAAAGTATTAGGTCATCCTGCAAGAATTGCCATTTTAGAATTTTTAATAAAATTAGAAAGTTGTGTTTGTGGAGATCTCGTAAAAGATATTGGTTTGGCACAACCTACAATTTCCCAGCATTTAAAAGAATTAAAAAAGATAGGTCTAATAAAAGGAACTATTGAGGGTACAAGCGTATGTTATTGTATTCATGAAGAAAATTGGGCTGAGGTAAATAATTTGTTGGGTACTTTTTTAAATAAAAAATCGAATGGAAGCTGTTGCTAATCCATCACAAAAAAATAAAATAAAATGAACGCTAAAATAGAAGAATTAATTAAAAACCTTAATATTGATGATATCTCAGCAGAAAGAAAAAAGGTGTTACAACCATTAACGGATTTTATAGCTCAAAAAAAATCTAGTAACAAGCTAATTAGGATTAATTTTATCTGTACACATAACTCAAGAAGAAGTCATTTAGGTCAAATTTGGGCACAAACTATGGCAGCTTTTTTTGATGTAAAAAATGTAGTTACTTATTCAGGTGGAACAGAAACTACAGCTATGTTTCCTAAAGTTGGTGAAACTTTAGCAAATCAGGGATTTAAAATTCAAAAATTATCTGAAACTAACAACCCAGTTTATGCTATTAAGTTTGATGAGAATTCAAATCCTATAATTGCTTTTTCTAAGAAATATAGTGATGATTTTAATCCAAAATCTAATTTTGCTGCAATTATGACTTGTTCTCATGCAGATGGAAACTGCCCATTTATTGCAGGAGCAGAAAAGAGAATTCCTATTACTTATGATGATCCTAAATTGTTTGACAATACTGAGCAGCAAAATAAAAAATACGAAGATCGAAGTTTACAAATTGCGACTGAAATGAAATACATTTTTGCTAACATTTAAATCTTATACTCATGAAATTATCAGAAATAAAAACACATTTAAAAGAATTAAAATCCATTGGTTTTCAATTACCTAATGGAGAATTAGTAGCTCCTCACTTTCATGTTACTGAAGTTGGTAGCGTAAAAAAAGACTTTATAGATTGTGGAGGTAAAGTCAGAAGCGAATCTGTTATTAACTTTCAATTATGGGAAGAGCAAGATTATGATCATAGATTACATCCAGAAAAACTATTAAACATAATAGAACTATCTGAAAAGATTTTTGAATTTGATGATTTAGAAATTGAAGTAGAATATCAAGGTAAGGATACTATTGGAAAATATAATTTAGATTTTGATGGTAAAAACTTTTTACTTACTTCTAAATTAACAGCATGTTTAGCTTTGGATGCTTGTGGAATTCCAGCAGAGAAACCTAGAATTAAAATATCAGACTTACAAAGCAACATTTGTGCTCCTGGTTCTGGATGCTGTTAATGTTTAAGAGATATGAGATGTTTTTTGATAGCTATAATTTTGTTATTCGCATTTTCTTGTAATAAAAACACCCATTTTAGTAGTGAGATTTGGAAAAAGTCAGGAGGAGAAAATCTTACATTAGATACAAGAAATAGGATGGTTAAAGATTTAATAGAATCTCAAATACTTTTGGGGAAAACTGAACAAAATATTATAAATTTAATTGGTGAGCCTTCAAAAGTTAATAGACCTGAAGCAGATTCCATTAAATATTATCAAGTTCAAGAAATCTATAGTTGGAATATAGATCCTGATGAATTGTTATTTTTAAAAATTACTTTTAATGAATGTCAAATTTCTAAGAAGGTCGAGAAATTTATAACGAAATAAATTTTAATTTACTTTTGATTAACTACTCAATTTCTTCTTTGGAGTGCTCACTATAGGTTCTCCATTTTTCTAAACATTCTTTAATGTCATCAGGTATTTCTGAATTAAAACGCAAGAATTCTCCTGTTTTTGGATGTGTAAAACCTAAAGTTTTGGCATGTAAAGCTTGTCTTGGCAAAACTTTAAAACAATTCTGAACGAACTGTTTGTATTTGGTAAAAGTAGTTCCTTTTAAAATCTCATTTCCTCCATATCTTTCATCATTAAATAATGTATGACCTATATGTTTAAAATGTGCTCTAATTTGGTGTGTTCTACCAGTTTCTAATTTACATTGTACTAAAGTTACATAAGTTAATCGTTCTAAAACTTTAAAATGAGTAACTGCATGTTTTCCAAAATCACCATCAGGAAAAACAGCCATCTGCAATCGGTTTTTTAAACTTCTACCAATATTACCTTCAATTCTACCTTCATCTTCTTCTATATTTCCCCAAACTAAGGCGTAGTATAAACGTTCTGTAGTTCTATCAAAAAATTGTTTCGATAAATGAGCCATTGCAAACTCTGTTTTTGCAACTACTAATAAACCACTAGTATCTTTATCAATTCTATGCACCAAACCTGGTCTTTCATTAGAATTGGTTGGTAAATTTTCTATATGATGAATTAAACCATTCACTAAAGTGCCAGAATAATTTCCATGACCTGGATGCACAACCATTCCTGCAGGTTTGTTAACTACAATTACAGAATCATCTTCATATATAATATCTAAAGGAATATCTTCTGCAACCAATAAATTTTCTGCTGGTGGATAAGCCAAAACAACACGAACTACATCTTTTGGTTTAACTTTATGGTTCGATTTTACAGCAACTTCATTCACCAAAACATTACCTGCTTTTGCAGCTTGTTGAACTTTGTTTCTAGTTGCATTCTCTATAAAATTCATTAAAAATTTATCTACTCTTAATGGCTCTTGGCCATCAGCAGCAACAAATTTATAATGCTCATATAAATCGTCGTTTTCTGACTCTAAATTTTGGTTTTCTTCCAAATCTTCTTTAATTTCTATCTGTTTCCATCTCCTAAAACCAACTCTATAATTGAGTTTTTAGGTAATTTATCATTCGGATTTACAATTTTATTATTGTGTCTTAATCCTCTAACTACATCTTTACCAATATCTTTTACATAGGTATATTTTGTGCCAACCACAAAACCTATTGCTTTTAACTCAGAAATGGCTTGTCTTTTTGTACGCCCATTTAAATCAGGTATAGTAATATCTCTATATTTAGAAGGGTTTAAAGTCAAGTAAATTTTTCTATTTTCTTTAACAAAATCACCTCCTTCAGGGCTTTGTTCTATTACAGATTTTTTAGGATATTCTGGGTTGTAACTTGCACTATCAATAACTTTATAGGCTAAATCTAGTTCATTTAGTTTACGCTCAGCTTCACTAATTGTCATTTTATGTAAGTCTGGAACCTGTATTTTTTGATCGTGATTTGTAGTTACATTCAACCAAAATTTAAGGATAAAAAAAAGTAACACAAAACTAACAACAGCAATAACCAATTGCTTAAAAAACGATTTACTTTTTAGAAACTGAAAAATGCCCATAGAATGTTTTTTGATTGTTGTACAAATATATAAAATCTAAACGTTGCAGTTTCTATTTATATTTTGATAAATTTGTTTAAATAATAGAATTTGATGAAAAAAAATATTGCCATTATTATGGGTGGTTATTCATCTGAAGCAGATATTTCCATAAAAAGCGGAAATGTTGTATTTAAGAATTTAGATACCAATAAATACAATGTTTTTAGACTACACATTTTAAAAGAAAAATGGGTGGTTTTAGATGATAATAGAAAAGAATACAACATCAATAAAGATGATTTTTCTTGTATCATAAATCAAAATCATATCAATTTTGATTGTGTTTTTAATGCAATTCATGGTAATCCAGGAGAAAATGGAATGATTTTAAGTTATTTAGAATTGCTTAACATTCCTCATACATCAGCACCATTTTATCAAATGG belongs to Polaribacter dokdonensis and includes:
- the yaaA gene encoding peroxide stress protein YaaA, with amino-acid sequence MKIIISPAKSLDFESKVATSLHTQPKFLEQSEKLNKKLKTLSKKKLSDLMSISNDLASLNYERNQEWETPFTMENSKQAIYAFTGAVFQGIDVTTLPQEKLPLLQENLRILSGLYGLLKPLDLIQPYRLEMGTKLKVGRKDNLYKFWDDSVANALNDELQEGELLINLASSEYFKVIPKKVLKVPMITPVFKDFKNGQYKTIMTYAKKARGLMVRYIIDHNVQTIEELKSFDVENYRFSEGMSSENEIVFTR
- a CDS encoding DUF2914 domain-containing protein encodes the protein MRKIFLKYRESKFHKYVRTHKKYAPLLFFIAGFTWDSLTLGRIDRMYDLIILCSHMILLTLSIYLFNLSENEEPIIKIPPKYTVYLPLAIQFFLGGLSSAYVIYFARSVSLSKTAVFFGLLLLLFIANEFLRKRISNKYLQFGFYFFVNLIFLSCFVPIILKEMNSAIFYISGLLSLIFTLILVYLVYKSSQIARVEIVRYKMISLILSIYLLVNACYHFKLIPPVPLALDKGLIAYDIKVKNDKYLVTYEVDEWFYFWRDHKTNFNKASNEPVYVFTSVFAPTDLKKKIFHRWMWFNETKDDWQIMDEIGFNIIGGRDNGYRGYSYKNNVTNGKWKVEVVTNENLVLGVVDFDINLKNNSIKSKLITREF
- a CDS encoding ArsR/SmtB family transcription factor — encoded protein: MGLTKTEIFTEQQNRIATIAKVLGHPARIAILEFLIKLESCVCGDLVKDIGLAQPTISQHLKELKKIGLIKGTIEGTSVCYCIHEENWAEVNNLLGTFLNKKSNGSCC
- a CDS encoding low molecular weight phosphatase family protein, translated to MNAKIEELIKNLNIDDISAERKKVLQPLTDFIAQKKSSNKLIRINFICTHNSRRSHLGQIWAQTMAAFFDVKNVVTYSGGTETTAMFPKVGETLANQGFKIQKLSETNNPVYAIKFDENSNPIIAFSKKYSDDFNPKSNFAAIMTCSHADGNCPFIAGAEKRIPITYDDPKLFDNTEQQNKKYEDRSLQIATEMKYIFANI
- a CDS encoding DUF6428 family protein, with translation MKLSEIKTHLKELKSIGFQLPNGELVAPHFHVTEVGSVKKDFIDCGGKVRSESVINFQLWEEQDYDHRLHPEKLLNIIELSEKIFEFDDLEIEVEYQGKDTIGKYNLDFDGKNFLLTSKLTACLALDACGIPAEKPRIKISDLQSNICAPGSGCC
- a CDS encoding RluA family pseudouridine synthase; the protein is MEENQNLESENDDLYEHYKFVAADGQEPLRVDKFLMNFIENATRNKVQQAAKAGNVLVNEVAVKSNHKVKPKDVVRVVLAYPPAENLLVAEDIPLDIIYEDDSVIVVNKPAGMVVHPGHGNYSGTLVNGLIHHIENLPTNSNERPGLVHRIDKDTSGLLVVAKTEFAMAHLSKQFFDRTTERLYYALVWGNIEEDEGRIEGNIGRSLKNRLQMAVFPDGDFGKHAVTHFKVLERLTYVTLVQCKLETGRTHQIRAHFKHIGHTLFNDERYGGNEILKGTTFTKYKQFVQNCFKVLPRQALHAKTLGFTHPKTGEFLRFNSEIPDDIKECLEKWRTYSEHSKEEIE
- a CDS encoding PASTA domain-containing protein → MGIFQFLKSKSFFKQLVIAVVSFVLLFFILKFWLNVTTNHDQKIQVPDLHKMTISEAERKLNELDLAYKVIDSASYNPEYPKKSVIEQSPEGGDFVKENRKIYLTLNPSKYRDITIPDLNGRTKRQAISELKAIGFVVGTKYTYVKDIGKDVVRGLRHNNKIVNPNDKLPKNSIIELVLGDGNR